The Danio rerio strain Tuebingen ecotype United States chromosome 10, GRCz12tu, whole genome shotgun sequence genome contains a region encoding:
- the c3ar1 gene encoding C3a anaphylatoxin chemotactic receptor has product MTECLLMSIHSISKTNYIFRVSAMDENYENFTDAYEEMWGFDANETNTFASSEVRVISLVVYCLTFLLGVPGNSFVIFIAGMKMKRTVNTIWFLNLATADLLCCLSVPLTVAEILLDHHWPYGYAMCKILPSVIVISMFASVFTLNIISLDRFTQVITPVWAQNHRSLLLARLSCVAVWILALLLSLPFMILRRTYEEFNMTVCTFDDDDFTTYGALSIVRFVFGFLIPLMSIVTCYGIIARKLGSRHFRSGRAFRIMLAVIVAFFLCWMPYHVLDLIRSYGGESSSMVALKVDPLAISLAYVNSCLNPVLYVFMGQDFKNKVQLSLRRVFERAFSEEGTQISRSTQSQQVHSVL; this is encoded by the coding sequence atgACTGAATGTCTGCTTATGTCAATCCACAGCATCAGCAAAACAAACTACATATTTCGAGTCTCTGCCATGGATGAAAATTATGAGAACTTCACAGATGCGTATGAAGAAATGTGGGGTTTTGATGCAAATGAGACGAATACCTTTGCATCTTCAGAAGTGAGGGTGATTTCTCTGGTCGTCTACTGCCTGACGTTTCTCCTCGGAGTCCCCGGAAACTCGTTCGTCATATTCATCGCAGGAATGAAGATGAAGAGGACCGTTAATACAATCTGGTTTCTCAATCTAGCGACTGCCGACCTCCTGTGCTGTCTTTCCGTACCGCTAACTGTAGCCGAAATCCTCCTAGACCACCATTGGCCGTACGGATACGCCATGTGCAAAATTCTCCCCTCAGTAATAGTCATAAGCATGTTCGCCAGCGTTTTCACCTTAAACATAATCAGCCTGGATCGCTTCACACAGGTTATCACTCCGGTTTGGGCTCAGAATCATCGAAGTTTATTGCTAGCGCGGCTGTCTTGCGTTGCGGTATGGATTTTGGCTTTGCTGCTCAGCTTGCCCTTCATGATATTAAGACGAACTTATGAAGAGTTTAACATGACAGTTTGCACTTTCGATGACGACGACTTCACGACATACGGAGCTTTGAGCATCGTCAGGTTTGTGTTTGGCTTTTTAATTCCTCTAATGTCCATCGTGACATGCTATGGAATTATCGCTCGCAAATTAGGCAGTCGTCATTTCCGCAGTGGCCGAGCGTTTCGCATCATGCTGGCTGTTATCGTGGCTTTTTTCCTGTGCTGGATGCCGTATCATGTGTTGGATTTGATACGAAGCTATGGAGGGGAATCCAGTTCAATGGTGGCTTTGAAAGTGGATCCGTTGGCCATCTCTTTGGCGTACGTGAACAGCTGCCTGAACCCCGTCCTGTATGTGTTCATGGGGCAGGATTTTAAGAATAAGGTTCAGCTTTCTCTACGGCGTGTGTTTGAACGGGCTTTCTCTGAAGAGGGAACGCAAATATCGAGATCCACACAATCACAACAAGTGCACTCAGTGTTGTGA